From a region of the Gossypium raimondii isolate GPD5lz chromosome 10, ASM2569854v1, whole genome shotgun sequence genome:
- the LOC105775904 gene encoding uncharacterized protein LOC105775904, translating into MNGFSTVDGFVEITESLAEMIKYIANEPSLGLSYVQKHTRDTVPNLLNLSNRLADKSRQATLHAQDLEDSITMVSSMKQCGFPIADEMIKDITDSLTLISVKQLKRGLIDSTDSSFTMRRTMSWGPMAWVYGSEDVQQDGSNYFLTMFKSAREKASGFRWPQLESKEPIEPAVRCPAPTIRVGSASTGSIPDNFQWPQLESKEPIETESQMPVQCQPADKLHGEERKVETDGEVSGESILFVSEDYNDFKADKESKLEPWLEGCEDKLDRSKGERETGGV; encoded by the coding sequence ATGAATGGATTCTCCACCGTGGACGGCTTCGTGGAGATAACCGAATCCTTGGCAGAGATGATCAAGTACATCGCCAACGAACCGTCGTTGGGTCTTTCCTACGTTCAAAAGCACACACGGGACACCGTTCCCAACCTCCTTAACCTCAGCAACCGCCTCGCCGATAAGTCCCGCCAAGCCACTTTGCACGCCCAGGACTTGGAAGATTCGATCACCATGGTCAGCTCCATGAAGCAATGCGGCTTCCCAATCGCCGATGAGATGATCAAGGACATCACGGATTCATTAACGTTAATATCGGTGAAACAACTGAAACGTGGATTGATCGACAGTACCGATTCGAGCTTTACGATGAGAAGAACCATGTCTTGGGGACCAATGGCTTGGGTTTATGGTTCTGAAGATGTGCAGCAAGATGgaagtaattattttttgaccATGTTCAAGTCTGCAAGAGAGAAGGCGAGCGGTTTTAGATGGCCGCAGCTCGAGTCGAAGGAACCGATAGAACCCGCGGTTCGGTGTCCTGCTCCGACTATACGGGTTGGATCTGCCAGCACTGGTTCAATACCTGATAATTTTCAGTGGCCACAACTGGAGTCGAAGGAACCGATAGAAACCGAGTCCCAGATGCCGGTTCAATGTCAACCGGCGGATAAACTCCATGGAGAAGAACGGAAGGTCGAAACTGATGGCGAAGTGTCCGGTGAGAGTATATTGTTCGTATCTGAAGATTACAATGATTTCAAGGCGGATAAAGAATCTAAATTGGAACCATGGTTGGAAGGATGTGAAGACAAATTGGATAGAAGCAAGGGAGAAAGAGAAACAGGTGGGGTTTAG